A region of Aliivibrio fischeri DNA encodes the following proteins:
- the proB gene encoding glutamate 5-kinase, with translation MNTQSQTIVVKLGTSVLTGGTLKLDRAHMVELVRQCVQLKKAGHQVIVVTSGAIAAGREHLNYPELPKTMANKQLLAAVGQSCLIQAWQSLFGIYGVDVGQMLLTRADLDDRERYLNARDMLQALLKNNIVPIVNENDAVATNEIKVGDNDNLSALVGILAGADKLLLLTDQSGLFTADPRKDPKAELIKEVHTIDETLRKIAGGSGTTLGTGGMATKLQAADVARRAGIEVIIAAGSAENVITDVVNSKPQGTKFLPVECALESRKRWILAGPPSKGSIVIDEGAVNAVQQKGSSLLSKGITEVSGHFVRGGVAKIVNTKGELIARGISRYSSDDLSKILGKHSQDIYAVLGYEYGPVAIHRDDLVLI, from the coding sequence TTGAATACACAATCTCAAACCATAGTCGTTAAACTTGGTACAAGTGTACTCACCGGTGGCACATTAAAATTAGATAGAGCACATATGGTTGAGCTAGTTCGCCAATGTGTTCAGCTAAAAAAAGCTGGCCATCAAGTTATTGTTGTTACGTCTGGCGCAATTGCTGCTGGCCGTGAGCATCTTAACTACCCCGAACTACCCAAAACCATGGCTAACAAGCAGTTATTAGCTGCTGTTGGTCAAAGTTGCTTAATTCAAGCGTGGCAAAGTTTGTTTGGTATTTATGGTGTTGACGTAGGTCAAATGCTATTAACTCGAGCTGATTTGGATGACCGTGAGCGTTATTTAAATGCACGAGATATGCTTCAGGCGCTATTAAAAAATAATATTGTTCCTATCGTTAATGAAAATGATGCGGTAGCAACCAATGAAATTAAAGTCGGTGATAACGATAACCTTTCTGCATTAGTCGGTATTTTAGCGGGCGCAGATAAATTATTATTGTTAACAGATCAATCGGGTCTATTTACCGCTGATCCACGTAAAGATCCAAAAGCAGAATTGATCAAAGAAGTTCATACTATCGATGAAACACTACGCAAGATAGCTGGCGGAAGTGGTACAACACTTGGTACCGGTGGTATGGCGACGAAGTTGCAAGCTGCTGATGTGGCGCGCCGAGCGGGTATCGAAGTAATTATTGCTGCTGGTAGTGCTGAGAATGTAATTACCGATGTGGTTAACTCTAAACCTCAAGGTACGAAGTTCTTACCTGTTGAGTGTGCTTTAGAGAGCCGTAAACGTTGGATCTTAGCTGGACCTCCATCAAAAGGTAGCATTGTTATTGATGAAGGTGCAGTTAATGCGGTTCAACAAAAAGGCAGCAGTTTATTAAGTAAAGGTATCACTGAAGTATCAGGCCATTTCGTTCGTGGTGGCGTAGCGAAAATTGTGAATACAAAAGGTGAATTGATCGCTCGTGGTATTTCACGTTATTCAAGTGATGACTTATCTAAGATTTTAGGAAAACACAGTCAGGATATTTACGCAGTATTAGGCTACGAATATGGCCCTGTAGCTATCCATCGTGATGATTTAGTACTGATTTAG